A genomic window from Lotus japonicus ecotype B-129 chromosome 1, LjGifu_v1.2 includes:
- the LOC130734069 gene encoding actin cytoskeleton-regulatory complex protein pan1: MAKIWVEICLISARGVKGPPSLWKRQWYAVGWVDPSTKYCTKFDASGNANPVWRTKFAVQVDSEVPNFKDLSLNVEVYSRDPVFFTEKLHGSATVLLKEFLAKQLQSSGIPRNEEVGSYQLRKKKSNKPSGFVDVSIRVFEDKEEVDSHPGEGGGILLSDHGNKGRFGQAYPHQMAPASFHGPEKQAQINTPYSHPVPFPANYSNPYVGGPSYPAAAGPSYQPPRTHPPPPPPPPSNTGYIPSFHPSNDGLGPSYFNMASSSSGAAPRQRGPPGFAMGAGAGLAAGAVMFGDNIMSLFDFPSGLADPIINIATDPLF, from the exons ATGGCCAAAATCTGGGTTGAAATATGCTTGATATCAGCTCGTGGGGTGAAGGGTCCACCCTCACTATGGAAACGTCAATGGTATGCTGTTGGGTGGGTTGATCCTAGCACCAAATACTGCACCAAATTTGATGCTTCTGGGAATGCAAACCCTGTTTGGAGAACCAAGTTTGCTGTTCAGGTTGATAGTGAAGTGCCTAACTTCAAAGATCTTTCACTGAATGTGGAAGTTTACAGTAGAGATCCTGTGTTCTTCACAGAGAAGCTTCATGGCTCAGCAACTGTTCTTCTCAAAGAGTTTCTTGCCAAACAGCTACAAAGCTCTGGGATTCCGAGGAATGAGGAAGTTGGGAGTTAccagttgaggaagaagaaatcTAACAAGCCAAGTGGGTTTGTTGATGTTTCAATTCGTGTGTTTGAGGACAAGGAAGAGGTAGATTCACACCCAG GTGAGGGGGGAGGAATATTGCTGTCAGATCATGGCAATAAGGGTAGATTTGGGCAAGCCTATCCACACCAAATGGCTCCAGCTTCATTCCATGGACCAGAAAAACAAGCACAAATCAATACCCCTTACTCACATCCAGTTCCATTTCCTGCAAACTACTCTAACCCATATGTGGGTGGACCAAGCTACCCTGCAGCTGCTGGACCGAGTTATCAACCACCCAGAACTCatccaccaccgccgccgccaccaccctcaaACACTGGTTATATTCCCAGTTTTCATCCTAGTAATGATGGATTGGGACCTAGTTATTTTAATAtggcatcatcatcatctggtGCAGCCCCTAGGCAGAGGGGACCTCCAGGGTTTGCAATGGGTGCAGGTGCTGGATTAGCAGCTGGTGCTGTAATGTTTGGTGATAACATCATGTCATTATTTGATTTTCCTTCAGGCCTAGCAGATCCCATTATTAACATTGCAACTGATCCTCTCTTCTAA